Part of the Halalkalibacter krulwichiae genome is shown below.
TTTCTTCTAGAAATGTGTATATATTTTCAACGAGTTCTTCGTTTGTTTCGCCGGATACGTATTCTCCATTTACAAGGGCAAATGGTTCGATGGCGCAATTTCCACAGTTGCTTAGGCAGCCATATTCAATTATGTCTAAATTGGGGTCTTTTTCGAGTTCTTCCATTGCTTTTTGTGTTCCGCTTGCTAAGTTACTTAAGCAAAATTCAATTATTGGTCTCATTATTTCACCTCTTCTATCTTCTCTAATGCTACTCCCGAGTGGAATAGAAGTCAATTGTCGTGTTTCAAATCTCTCTTTATAAAAAGGGTTTCAAAAAAATTCACAAATTTGTTGTTATTTTTCTTATTCCTCGTTATAATCAAAACTGACCAGGGTCACTTTTTGTTAGGAGATATGCGATGGATGAATTAGATAAGAAATCGAAAACAAAAGAACGAATTGAACAAGCTGCTTTGGCACTCTTTCGTGAAAAAGGCTTCTCTCGCACAACCGTTCAAGAGATAACGAATGCTGCGAACGTGGCCAAGGGGACTTTTTTTAATCATTTTCCTACGAAGGATTCAATCATGCAATCACTTGCAACCGAACGTTTACAAGCGGTTATGCCTTACATACGACAATCGCACTTTAAAAATAGACCACTATCAATTCGTTTACGATCCTATTTACAATTTATTTTAACCGACTTTGATCAATATCCATCTTTAACAATCGAAATGTGGAATCACGTTTTAAAAGAACAAACGATTCTTTTCACACATTGGCATGAACTGTTAGTAGATGCCAAAACTAAAGAGGAAGTTAAATCAACTGCCTCTGTTTTTACGTGGACTCATATCATTCATAGTTTGATCTCACATGGTATTCAATCGTTTGCTACTGAACCGACAAAGGCTCTTTTGCTTGAAAATGTAATGACTTTGGTCGACAGCAGTCTTGAAGCAATTATCGAAAAAAGGGGATATTCGCTTATGAAAAAGCTAGTAATTTTAGGTGGAGGGTACGGCGGTATGCGCGTATTACAGCGTCTTTTGCCTGAGGGACTACCAGAAGATGTTGAAATCACATTAATTGACCGTTTGCCTTATCACTGTTTAAAGACAGAATACTATGCGTTAGCAGCTGGAACCGCTGCAGACCATCATCTTCGTGTAGGCTTTCCTGAAGATGCTAGACTAACAATCAAATATGGCACCATTAAAAACGTTAACTTAGAAGAAAAAATGGTTGAACTCACAGAAGGAGATTTCATCCCTTACGATAAATTAATTATTGGTCTTGGCTGTGAAGATAAATATCACAATGTCCCTGGAGCTGCAGAGCACACTCACAGCATCCAAACAATGGATAATACAAGAAGAACGTATGAAACCCTTAATAATATTCGTCCGAATGGAGTCGTTTCCATTGTCGGAGCTGGGTTAAGTGGAGTTGAATTAGCAAGTGAATTAAGAGAAAGTCGTCCTGATTTAACGATAAAGCTTTTTGACCGTGGCGAGATTATTTTATCTATGTTCCCTCGTAAACTTAGCACATACGTACAAAATTGGTTTATCGATCATGGTGTAGATGTGATTAACAAATCAAATATTACCAAAGTAGAGGAAGGCATTCTCTATAATCACGACAAACCTATTGAATGTGATGCTATTATATGGACGGCAGGTGTTCAACCAGTTGAAGTCGTTCGTAACTTAAATGTTGAAAAGGACAATCAAGGTCGAGTCGTCTTAACACCACAACACTTCCTTCCAACCGACGAAGATGTATTTGTAGTTGGTGACTGTGCAAGCCTACCACATGCTCCAAGTGCTCAACTAGCAGAAGGACAAGCAGAACAGATTGTCACGATCTTGAAAAAACAATGGGCTGGTGAACCACTTCCGGAAGAACTGCCACGTATTAAGTTAAAGGGTGTTCTAGGTTCATTAGGGAAAAAGCATGGCTTCGGCTTAATGGGCGAACGAACTTTACTTGGTCGAGTTCCTCGAGTTCTTAAAAGCGGTGTTCTTTGGATGTATAAATATCATTCAGGTTCGTAATGAACCAACTTATTGAGATATAAGGGCTGTTTCAATAGTTCTACAGGTCACTGAAGAACCCACTTCTCTCAATGCTTTTGAAAAAAATGCAACGAGCAGGGGCGTCTCAAAAGGTCAAACTAGACCTTAGAGACGCCCCTTTTTCATTTATACTTCTACGAGCGAATAACCTTGATGCATTTGCTCTTCTCC
Proteins encoded:
- a CDS encoding NAD(P)/FAD-dependent oxidoreductase; this translates as MKKLVILGGGYGGMRVLQRLLPEGLPEDVEITLIDRLPYHCLKTEYYALAAGTAADHHLRVGFPEDARLTIKYGTIKNVNLEEKMVELTEGDFIPYDKLIIGLGCEDKYHNVPGAAEHTHSIQTMDNTRRTYETLNNIRPNGVVSIVGAGLSGVELASELRESRPDLTIKLFDRGEIILSMFPRKLSTYVQNWFIDHGVDVINKSNITKVEEGILYNHDKPIECDAIIWTAGVQPVEVVRNLNVEKDNQGRVVLTPQHFLPTDEDVFVVGDCASLPHAPSAQLAEGQAEQIVTILKKQWAGEPLPEELPRIKLKGVLGSLGKKHGFGLMGERTLLGRVPRVLKSGVLWMYKYHSGS
- a CDS encoding YuzB family protein, coding for MRPIIEFCLSNLASGTQKAMEELEKDPNLDIIEYGCLSNCGNCAIEPFALVNGEYVSGETNEELVENIYTFLEENPMF